The Microlunatus antarcticus DNA segment GGCCTCCGGATCAACTGCGTCGGCCCCGCGTACATCGACACCCCGCTGCTCGCGGGCCTGCCCGAGGAGTACCGGGCGGCGCTGATCCAGCGGCACCCGCTCGGCCGGCTCGGTCGGCCCGACGAGGTGGCGCACCTCGTGTCCTTCCTCCTGTCACCGGAGGCGTCGTTCATCACGGGCGGGTACTACCTCATCGACGGCGGTTACACGGCCGTCTGAGGCGGACGGGGGCGCGCGCCCCCGGCCCAGGCGGTGGGGCTGGAGCCCGTACGACCACCACCGCTCAGCGGACCCCCACCATCCGCGCGCTGATCCAGCGCCGAGCGAGGAGCAGCAGCACGCCCACGGCGATCGAGGCAAGGCCGATGATCAGGAAGTACGGGGTCTCGCGCTCGGGGTCGTAGAAGCCGGCGAGCGTCCCCGCCGTGGCGGTGCCCACGGCGATCGAGAGGAAGTACAGCGCGATCATCTGGGTGTGAAAGGCGGCCGGCGCGAGCTTGGTGGACAGCGACTGGCCGACCGGGGACAGGCACAGCTCGGCGAGGGTGAAGAAGAACAGGATCAGCACCAGCCAGAGCAGCGGGGTGCTGTTGGGCGCGCCGTTCGCGAAGGGCAGGAACAGCAGGAACGCCACGCCCATGAAGAGCGTGCCCAGCGCGAACTTCACCGGGGTCGGGGGCTGCCGCTCCCCTAGCCGCGTCCACAGCGCGGCGAACACCCCGGCGAAGACAATGATGAACACGGGGTTGATCGACTGCACGAAGCTCGGTGGCATCGTCCAGCCGAAGATCGTCCGGTCGAGGCGCTGGTCGGCGTACACGGCGATGACGGTGCTCTGCTGCTGGAACAGCGACCAGAAGACCGCGCTCGCGACGAACATCGGGATGAACGAGACCACCCGGTTGCGCTCGTCGTCCGTGATCTTGTTCGACGTCAGGATCACCGCGAACAACGCGATGGTGGCGACGACGGTGATGCCCACGACGATCGCGGAGAGCCGTCCGGCCGTGATGACGCCGACCAGCGAGAGCACGATCACCAGCAGCACCACGACCAGCGCGGCCGCGCCGTAGCGGATCCGCCCACGCCGGTCGAGCGGGTTGGCGACGGTGCGGCCGACGTCGCCGAGGGTGCGGCGCCGCAGCAGCAGGTACTGGGTCAGGCCGAGGGCCATCCCCACCGCGGCGAGGCCGAAGCCCCAGTGGAAGCCCTTCATGCCCTGCAGCAGGCCGGTCAGCAGCGGGCCGAACAGGGCGCCGAGGTTGACGCCCATGTAGTAGATGGAGAAGCCGGCGTCGCGACGCGTGTCCTCGGATGAGTAGAGATCACCGAGCACCGAGCTGGTCGTGGTCTTGAGCGACCCCGAGCCCAGCGCGATGCAGACGAGGCCGATCCCGACTCCGGCGAGCCCGGGGACGACGGCCAGCGAGATGTGCCCGAGCATGATCACGACCGCCGCGGCGAGCAACGTCCGCTCCGCGCCCAGGAGCCGGTCCGCGACCCAGGCGCCGAGGATCGCGGAGAGGTAGACCAGCCCGCCGTACGCCCCGACGATCGAGGTCGCCGCGCTCTGCGGCAGCCCCAGACCGCCCTCGGTGACGCTGTAGTAGAGGTAGTAGACGAGGATGCCCTGCATCCCGTAGAAGCTGAAACGCTCCCACATCTCGACGCCGGCGAGGTTCGCCAGGCCCAGCGGGTGGCCGAAGAACGTACGGCCGGTGCCCGGGCGGTCCTTCTCGACCAGACCAGTGCTCATGAGGGGCAGCCTCGCACGCCGCCCCGGACCCCGGGCGGGCGCGGGCGGTCGGTCCTCACCCCCCGGTGAAGCAGGGGTCGCTCAGCCCTTGACCGCCCCGACCGTCTGACCGCGCATGAGGAACCGCTGGGCGCCCAGGAACACGATCAGCAGCGGCAGCATGCTGAGGAACGTCGCCAGCGCGAGCTGGGGCATGTAGAGCTTGACGTTCAGCCCGGCCGCGACGGTCGGGTTGAACAGCGGGCTCGCGCCGATGAGCTCCTGCAGACCGATGGAGACGGTCTTGTTGTTCTGGTTGGAGCTGAGCAGGGCGAGCGGGAGGAAGAAGTTCGTCCAGTTCGCCACGAAGGAGAAGAACGCGACCAGGGCGACGGCCTGCTTGGAGATCGGGATCGCCACCTTGGTGAAGATCGAGATCTCGTTCAGCCCGTCGATTCGCGCGGCCTCGACCAGCTCGGGCGGCATCGTCGTCATGAAGTGGATGTAGGCGAGGTAGCAGCCGAACGGGAAGAACCCCATGATCACGATGACGGGCCACAGCTGCCCGACCGCGCCGATCGCCGCCACCTCGAGGAACAGCGGGATGACGAGCACGGTGTTCGGCATGACCATGGCGAGCAGGGTGACGAAGAGCAGGACGCGGCGGCCGCGGAAGCGGAGCCGGGCCATCGCGTAGCCGGCCGGGATCGCGGCGACGACGGCGATGAGCGCGCCCCCGATCGAGATCACCAGCGAGTTGGTCATCCACTGGACGAACAGTCCCCCGTTGCCCGGCCCGAAGCCGTCGACCTGGGACCAGGAGTAGCGGACGTTCTCCCACGACACCCCGCCGAGCCCGAGGAACCCGCCCTGGCCCGCCGCGACCTCGTCCGCGTTGCGGAAGGACATGGCGACGAAGCCGATGATCGGGAACACGAAGGCGGCGGCGACGAGCAGCATCGTGACGATGCGGGCCAGCCGGTTGATCGACATCGGGCGACGGCCGGCCGACGTGCGGAGGGGCGTCTCGGGAGCGGCAGTGGTTTCCGGCAGAGCGACGGCCATCAGTGGGTCTCCTCGCTGAACAGCCCGCTCTTGAACACGATGATCAGCCCGATGCCGAGGGTGATGGCGAGCAGGATGAGCGACATCGCGGCGGCGGCCGGGAAGTTGTAGTTGGAGAACGCGAAGGCGTAGCCGAGCTGGCTCGGCGAGTACTGGTCGGGCAGCGCGTTCGAGGCGACCTGGTCGAGCAGCTGGGGCTCGAGGAAGAGCTGGAAGCCGTACGCGAGGTTCATCAGCGCCGCGTAGCCGATCCACGGCCGGATGATCGGCAGCTTGACGTCCCAGGCGACGCGCCACGGGCCCGCACCGTCGATCTCAGCCGCCTCGAGCACGGCCTCGTCGATCCCGTTGAGCCCGCCGTTGACGATCACGATCCACGTGCCGACGCCCTGGAAGAACAGCATCGCCGCGAGGATGAAGGACAGGTTGTTCCCCGAGACGACGACCGACTTGATGTCGGTGAGGCCGAGGGCGCTCCAGAACGCCCGGATCGGCGACGAGCTCGGGTTGAGCAGGTACACCCAGAGCACGAAGTTCGCCACGCCGGCGAGCGCACCGGGGAGGTAGTAGACGAAGCGCATCACGTTGCCGAAGCGGCCGGGGCTCGCGTGCACCAGGAGGGCCAGGCCGACGATCCCGATCATCATGATCGGCAGCCAGATGACCAGGACGCTGGCGATGTTGCCGAAGGTCCGCAGGAACCGGAAGTCGGTGACGACCGTCTCGAAGCTCTTCAGCCCGCCGAAGCCGACCGCCGGGTTGAGCGGGGTCGGCGGCGTCTGCAGGGCCGTCGCGAAGGCGTAGCCGATCGGGACGATCCCGGCGATCAGCAGCAGGACGACGTACGGCGCGCAGAGGGTCCACGCGCCGACCGCCTCGACGCGCCGCGAGGTGCGTCGAGACGGTCGCCTGGACGGACCTGCGACGGCGGCGTCGGCCGCCGTCGCAGAGTCCGTCCGGGCCGAGGAGGCCACGGTCATGGGGTGGTCTTCACCTCGTAGCCCTGCGACTTGGCCTGGTTGTTCAGCTCGCTGCCGAAGGTCGTCCAGGCCTCGTCGAAGCTCTTGCCGGCGACGAGGTCCTTGGCGACCGTCTCGGTCCAGATCCCGCCGGTGTTGTAGAGCGTGTAGGCGTGGTCACCGGGGACGTACGTCGCCGCCTGCTTGAACGCCGCGAAGGTGGCGTCGTTGTCGGCGAAGTACTTCGACGCCTTCTGCTTGGCGATCCAGTCGTCCTGGACGGGCCCGTACGCCGGCAGCCCGGTGCTCAGCTCGACCTGCCAGCGCGGGTCGCTCACCACGAAGGTGGCGAACTTGAGCGTGTTCTCGAGCTGCTTGCCGGTGATGTGGCTGGAGACGCCCCACAGGCCGCCACCCTCGTTGCCGGTGGAGGGCTGGGACTCGCCCTGCCAGGTCAGCGGGGTCGTCGCCGTCATGGTGCCGGCGTCGATCTTCCACGTCTGGTTGAACAGGTAGTCGCCCCACCAGAGCGCACCCGGGCTCATGACGAGGTCCTTCCCGGCCTTGGCCGCGTCGGCGTCGAAGATGCCGAGGTTGGAGGCGGCCTTGCCGGTCACCATCTCGCCGACGAGCTTCTTGGCCCGCTGGCACTTGGCGTCGTCGAGGTTGATCATGACCGATGTCTCGCTGAGCCGCTGGTTCGTCGGGCAGCCGCTCGCCCACAGGTAGCGGTCCGGGGCGTAGGCGTCGCCGAGGAAGGCGCTCACCTTGCCCGGGTGCTCGGCGGCGATCTTGACCGCGAGCGTCCCGTACTCCTCCCACGTCTTGGGCGGGGTGTAGCCGTTGGCGCTGAAGAACTTCTGGTTGTACCAGAACACGTCCGGGGCGGCGTCGTTGCGCAGGCAGCGGATCTTGCCGTCGATGTTGCAGGGCGCGAGGACCGCCGGGTCGTAGCCCTTGATCAGGTCGGGCACCTGCGACGTCAGGTCGGCCGCGTAGTTGATCTGCGCGCCGGAGGCCCAGGCGATGTCGTCGTTGGACGGGAAGAAGATGGCGTCGGGCCAGCCTTGCTTCGCCTGGTTGAACTGGGCGAACTGCTGCGACAGGGCCTTGCTGCCGACCGTGCCGTCGATCTGGTTGATCGTCGTCTCGATGTCGGGGTTGGCCTTCTTGAAGGCCTCCGCCGCGGGCACCCGGGGCGGGTCGACCCACACCGTGATGGCGCCGCCCGAGTCGGTCTGCGCCGGCGCCGAGGCACCGGCCTGGCCGGGCAGCCCGCCGCCGCCCCCGCCGCCGCACGCCGAGGCGATCAGCACGGCGAGCGACGCGCCGACCAGACCCAGCGTCGTTCGCGTACGACTCTTGATGTCCGTGGTCTTCATTGACACTCCTGTCACGCGCCAGGTCGGCTCACCGCCAGGCGAAACGTTTTGCATTCGGGACGAGAGGGAACCTACTCATCGTCCTTCGGCGCTGTCAATGGCTCTGGTGCAACGTTTGACCATCGTGTCCAGATCGTTGACATGGCCGGGAAGCCCTCGTAGTGTCCGCACGAATCGTTTCGCTTTCCGAGGCCGCCGCCTCCGACGAAGGAGCCCACGTGAGCTCGACCCCCGACGACGCCGTCGACCCGGCCTCGGTGCCCGCCCGCACGCTGACGAACGGCGACGCGATGCCGGCTGTCGGGCTGGGGACCTTCGGCTCCGACCGCTACAGCACCGCGCAGGTCGCCGAGGCCGTACGCGGTGGGCTCGAGGTCGGCTACCGCCTCGTCGACTGCGCCGCGGTCTACGGCAACGAGGCGCAGATCGGGCAGGTCTTCGCGGACGCGTTCAGCGACCGCGTGGTCGAGCGTGACGACCTGTTCGTGGTGTCGAAGCTGTGGAACGACAGCCACGGCGCCGAGGGCGTGGCGTCCGCGGTCCGGAAGACGCTCACCGACCTCGGGTTGAACCACCTCGACGGCTACTTCGTCCACTGGCCCTTCCCCAACCACCACCCGCCGGCCGCAGACCCCGACGCCCGCGACCCGGACGCCCGGCCGTACGTGCACGAGGTGTTCATGGAGACCTGGCGGGCGATGGAGCTGCTCGTCGACCAGGGCCTCGTGCGCCACCTCGGCCTGTCCAACGTGACCGTGCCCAAGCTGGAGCAGATCCTCGCCGACGCGCGCGTGCGGCCGTCGCTGAACGAGCTGGAGCTGCACCCCTGCTTCCAGCAGCCCGAGCTCTTCGACCTCTGCGTGGCCGAGGGCGTCCAGCCGATCGGCTACTCGCCGCTGGGCTCCCCCTCGCGCCCGGAGCGCGACCGGACGCCGGGCGACCACGTCGACACCGAGCACCCGGCCGTGGTCGCCGCCGCGCAGGCGCACGGCGTGCACCCGGCGCTGGTCTGCCTCAAGTGGGCCGTCCAGCGCGGGCAGGTGCCGATCCCCTTCGCGGTCAAGCGGTCGCAGTACGTGTCGAACCTGCGTGCGGTCACGACCGACCCGCTGACCGACGCGGAGATGACCGCGCTGACGCAGGCCGACGCGGGCGACCGGCTGATCAAGGGTCAGGTCTTCCTGTGGCCGGGCGCGAGCTCGTGGGAGGACCTGTGGGACGTCGACGGCTCGACGGCGACCTGGGGCACAAGATGACCCCATGAGCGAGCCGCGCGCCCGGGCCGTGAGGCCGGGGCGGTCCCCCGTGACCTACAAGGACCTGCAGGAGCACACCGGGCTGTCGCTGTCGACGATCTCGAAGTACTTCAACGGGCTCCCGCTCCGGGAGTCGAACCGCGTGGCCGTGGAGACCGCGGCCTCCGAGCTCGGCTATCGCGTGAACACGCTTGCCCGGAGCCTGCGGACGCAGCGCTCACGCACGGTCGGCGTGCTGCTGCCGGTGCTCGACAACCCCTTCCACCTCAGCATCATCGCCGGGATCGAGGCGGCGCTGAGCGACAGCGGCGTGGGGGTCGTGGTGAGCGCCAGCCGTGGCGCGCACGGCGAGCCGGGTGCGGCGGTCGACTCGCTCGCGGGCCGGATGGTCGACGGCATCATCGCGGTGCCGGCGGCGCACGACGCGGCCACGCTCGTCGCCGTCTCCGGGCGCGGGCTGCCGGTCGTGCTCATCGACCGCCTCGTCGACGGGCTCGACGGGGACGCGGTCGTGCTCGACAACGCCGACGCAGCGCGGCAGGCCGTGCGCCACGTGGTCGACCACGGGCACCGGCGGGTGGCGGCGATCGCCGGCCCGCCCGACATCTGGAGCCTGCGCGGGCGCAGCGACGGCTTCCTCGACGCGATGCGCCAGCACAGCCTCGAGGTCGGGCCGGGCGCCGTCCGGTCCGGTCCGCTGACCGTCGAGTCCGGGGTAGCGAGCATGCGCAGCCTGCTCGCCGAGCCCGAGCGCCCGACCGCCGTCGTGTGCCTGAACTACGAGCTCACGGTCGGCGCGCTCATCGCGCTCAACGAGTCGGGGCTGCGGATCCCCGAGGACATCTCGTTCGTCGGCTTCGACTCGCTCGAGCTCTCGCAGGTGATCAAGCCCCGCCTGTCGATGGTCGTCCAGCCCACGCACGAGATCGCCGTCCGGGCCGCCGACCTGATGCGCCGCCGGCTGGAGCCGCAGCCCGAGTCCGAGCTCGAGCCCGGCGCCCAGGCCGGGCCGGACCCGTACCAGCGCGTCGTGCTGCGCGCCGAGCTCGTCCCCGGCGGCTCCGTCGCCCGTCCCCGCGACTGATCCTCATCCCGACCCACCCTGATCCACGCTCCCGCAGGAGGAACCCGTGCTCAACTACACCCTCACCCACCCCCCGCTGCTGCGGGCGCTGGCCGCCGCCGGCCACGGCTCGCAGGTGCTGCTGGCCGACGGGAACTACCCCGCCGCGACCGCCAAGCCCGCGGGCGCCGAGGTCATCCACCTCAACCTGCGGCCCGGCCTGCTGAGCGTGACCGAGGTGCTGGGCCCGCTCCTGGACGCCGTGAACATCGAGGCGGGGCGCGTGATGGCGCTGCCCGACGGCGGTGCCGTCCCCGCCCACGCCGAGTACGAGCAGATGCTCGGCGCGCAGGTCGACTTCGCCGTGATGGAGCGCTTCGCCTTCTACGACGCGGCCCGCGGACCCGACGTGGCCTTCGTGGTGGCCACGGGCGACCAGCGGATCTGCGCGAACCTGCTGCTGACCATCGGCGTCCGGACCTGACGCGGGAGGATCGGCACATGCAGGTGCGTCGACTGAGGACCGGGCTGCCGCTCACCGAGATCGGCTTCGGGGGTGCGCAGCTCGGGAACCTCCCCCAAGCCCTCGACGACGAAGTCGCTCTCCGCGCGCTGGACGCGGCCTGGGAGCACGGCATCCGCTACTTCGACACGGCCCCGCACTACGGCCTCGGCCTGTCCGAGCGCCGCCTCGGGCAGGCGCTCGCGGGTCGTCCGCGCGGCGAGTTCGTCGTCTCGACCAAGGTCGGGCGCCTGCTCGTGCCGACCCCGGAGCGGGCGAACCAGCGCGACCCGGAGTTCGACGTCCCGGCGACGCACGAGCGCGTGCGTGATTACAGCGCCGACGGCGTACGCCGCAGCCTGGAGGGGAGCATGACGCGCCTCGGGCTGGACCACGTCGACATCGTCTACGTGCACGACCCCGACGACGAGTACGCCGAGACCGCGTTCACCCAGGGGATCCCCGCGCTGGTCGAGCTCCGCGAGCAGGGCGTCGTCGGCGCGGTCGGCGTGGGGATGAAGCACCCGGAGGGTCCGTGCGAGGCGATCCGGCGGACCGACCTCGACGTCGTGATGGTCGCGGGCCGCTACACCGTGCTTGAGCAGCAGGCCCTGACCGAGCTGCTGCCGCTCGCGCTCGAACGGGGCGTCGGCTACGTCGCCGCAGGCGTCTTCCAGTCCGGCCTGCTCAGCCGGCCGCGGCCGTCGGAAGGGCTGACGTACGACCACGGCCCCGTCCCGCCCGGCCTGCTCGCCCGCGTGAACGCCCTCGCCGACCTCGCCGAGCGGTACGGCGTCCAGCTGCCCGACGTGGCGGTGCAGTTCCCGCTGCGGCACCCCGCCGTCGTGTCGGTCCCCCTGGGCGTCCGGACGGCCGCGGAGATCGCCGAGAACGAACGCCGCTGCGCGGTCTCGATCCCCGAGGACCTGTGGGCGGAGCTCGAGGCCCTGAACCGGACAAGCTAGGCCGAGAACGCTCCCTGAGCCTGTCGAAGGGCCTCGAAGAGGTTGGCGTCCTTGAACCCCCGACCTCACAGGCCAGCGCGCTCGAGCCAGCTCCGAATCGCCTCGACGTGCTCGGCTGGGCGCTCGAGTGGGAGCCAGTGCCCGGCGGGCAGGTTGGTCACCGTGAGGTCCTCGCACGCGGCCCGCATCGGGTCGCCCTGGCGGTTGCCGGTGATGCCGCAGATCGGGTCCCAGTCGCCGTTGACGAAGAGCACCGGTTGCGCGAGGCGACCCCCGTCGGTCGCCTCCCGCGCGTAGGCGACGTTGGCGTCGTCGTTGACGTACCAGGCGCAGGAGGCGCGGAAGCCGGTCCTCGCGAAGGCGTCCACCAGCACGTCGAAGTCGGCCGCCGGCCAGAGGTCCGCATCGGGTGCCGTCGGCGGAGCGTGGTGCGCGGCACCGAAGCGCCCGCCGTCCCGCGTGGTCGTGGCCGTGGGTGCGACCCGACCCACCGCTTCCGGGCTACCGGACCGGTAGACGTACGCCAGCGTCGCGGCCGGGTCGGCGTCGAGGTCGGCGACCGCCGTCTCGAAGTGGGTCGCGTAGTAGCGGTAGTAGTCCCACTGGCCGTCCGGGTAGACGTCGGCCGGGTAGAGGCTCCGGTCGACCAGCGGGACGAGGGTCGACAGGGCGTTGGAGCCCGGAAAGTACGCCCACGAGGTCAGCACGACGCCCCGGGTGCGTGCGGGTTCGTGCGCGGCGACCGCACCGGCCACGACGCTGCCCCAGTCGTGGCCCACCCAGATCGCGGGCGCGCCGCCGAGGTGGTCGTGGAGCTCGACCAGGTCGGCCACGACCTCCCGGGTGGTGTACGCGTCGGTGCACGCCGGGGTGGAGGAACCGCCGAAGCCGCGCAGGTCGGGAGCGACGCAGTGCCAGCCCTCGGCGGCGAACGCCTCGAGCTGGGCCCGCCAGATCAGGCCGATGCTCAGCCAGCCGTGGAGGAAGATCATCAGCGGTCCGTCGGCCGGCCCGCTCTCGAGGTAGTGCGTCGTGTGACGCGCTGTACGGAACCTGCGCGAGGTGATCACCGGCGGCGTGGGCGTGGCGCTCATCGTTTCACCGCGCTCGGTCGCCGGGCATCTCCATGGTCATCGCGATGCGTCCGGACCGCGCCGATGATCATGGCGACCAGCACGAGCGCGACGTCCAGCGCCCCGTACGCGACCGCGGTCGGCTCGAGCCAGAACCGCGCGACGGCGAGCCCGGCCGCGAGCGCCGGGACGCTGAAAGCGACGTAGCTGACGACGTACATGGTCGCGAAGACCTGCCCCCGCTCGGCGCTGGGCGCGGCCTCGCCCAGCGCGTTCACGGCGGAGCGGAACGCCGCCCCGAAGCCGACCCCGGCCACGACCGAGCCGACGACGTACAGCGGTGTCGAGCCCCTCGGCAGCGCGACGACCGTGATCAGCACGCCGACGACGAGCGCCCCGTGGCCGAACCACCCGCGCACGCGAACCGGCAGGGACGCCGAGACGACGGTCCCGCCCAGTCCCGCGAGGAAGAACACCCCGAGGACGAGGCCCACGAGGAAGTGGCTGCGCACGCCGAGGACGGTGCCGACGATCGACGACCCGAGGGAGAGGTAGAGGCCGGAGAGCGCCCAGGTCGCGCAGATCGACGGGACCAGGGCGAGGAAGACCGGCCGGGTCGCCGACGGTAGCCCGACGCTCGGCAGCAGCGACCGCCAGACCGGCTCCCGGGACGATGCTCCGGAGCGGTCGCGGTCGGGGACCAGCCACACGAGCCCGGCGAGTGCGACGTACGCGACGGCGAGGACCCAGAAGACGAGCTGGCGCGGGAGCGGGGCGAACTCGACGAGGCCGCCCGCGAGGACCGCGCCGATCGCGATGCCCAGCGCGGGGACGGCACTGCTCACCACCGAGCCGGTCCGTGGGCTCGGGGCCGAGTCCATGATCATGGCCGTGACCGTCCCGGTGGCGGCACCGACGGCGAACCCCTGCACGACCCGGGCCGTCAGCAGGCCGCCGACGCCCCCGGCGACCGAGAAGAGCACCATCCCCAGCGCGAGGAGCACCAGGGACGCGGAGGCCACCGGTCGGCGCCCGACCCGGTCCGACAGCGAGCCGACGGTCAGCAGGGCGACAAGCAGCGCGGCGACGTACACGGCGAAGACGACCGTCAGCGTGAAGGCCGACAGGTCCCAGAGCCGCTGGTAGACGGGGTAGAGCGGCGACGGCGCGGAGGCCGCCGTCAACGTCGCGGCGCCGGCGGCTCCGGCGACGACGAACGAGGTGGGACGGCTGAGCACGGGACCTCCGGAGTAAAGCCATGTTCTTGGCTTTAACGACTGTAGTCGAGGTTCAGCGTAAAAGCCAAGACGTTTGCCATAATCGTGGGATGGTCCCCCCTCCAGCCGCGAGCCGGCCCGGTGGACGCAGCAGCCGCGTGCTCGCCGCGATCCACACGTCGGTGGGCGAGCTCGTGGGCGAGGGGGTCGACAAGATCACCTTCCCCGTCGTCGCCGAGCGGGCCGGGGTCACCCCGACCACGCTGTACCGGCGCTGGCCCGACGTGAACGCGCTCCTCGAGGAGGTCGCCGTCGCCGCCCTGACACGCGAGGGCGAGTCGGCGCCCGACACCGGGTCGCTCGACGAGGACCTCACGCAGTGGGCGCTGGCCATCGTCCACGACATCGGCCGGCCGGAGCGGGCCCGCTTCCTGCGCGCGATGGTGTCGTCGCGCGTGGAGATCGTCGCGAGCTGCGCGGTCACCGACCGGCGGGGCGAGCAGGCGACCGAGGTCGTACGCCGCGCGGTCGAACGCGGCGAGGCGGCACCGACGGTTCCGCAGATCCTCGACCACGTCATCGCGCCGCTCTACCACCACGTCGTCTTCGCGCTCCCGGTCGACGAGGCGTACGCCCGACAGCTGGTCCGCGACGTGCTGGCGATGGTGCGCTGAACAGACCTCGTCAGCGTTCTTCCCTCGGCTCAGGCCGCCCCGGGCGGGACGACGTGCCGCTCGAGTCCCACCGGGAGCGGGACGAGGCCCGGCCCGCCCTCGGTGATCCAGTCGATCACCAGGTCGAGCTGGTCGTCCGAGACCTCGCCGAACCACGTCGGCCGCGCGCCCGTCCGCCGGGCCACGGGCGTCGGGTTGACCACCATGACGTTCGCGCTGTCGCAGGGCCCGAGGCAGTCGGTCTCGCGGCAGGCGATGGTTCCCTCGGCCGCGAGCGCGTGCAGCCGGAGCCGCTGCGCCTCGTGGTCCACGTCGGGGCGCTTCTTCACCGTGCCGCAGCAGCAGCCGCGGCACAGCGTGACCCGCAGCGGAACGTGTCCGGCGTGCCTCATCCCTCGAAGCCGTGGTGCTGCATGACGTGCTTGACCCGCGTGTAGTCCTCGAGGCTGTACATCGACAGGTCCTTGCCGTAGCCCGAGTGCTTGAACCCGCCGTGCGGCATCTCCGCCACCAGCGGGATGTGGGTGTTGACCCAGACGCAGCCGAAGTCGAGCCGCGCGGGCACCCGCGCCGCCCGGCCCGCGTCGGTGGTCCAGACCGAGGACGCGAGCCCGTACGCGGTGTCGTTGGCCACGCGGACGGCCTCGTCCTCGTCCGAGAAGCGCTGGACGGTGATCACCGGGCCGAAGATCTCGGTCACGGCGGCCTCGTCGCCCTGACGGACGTCGGCGATGACGGTCGGGGCGTAGAAGTAGCCGCGCTCCCCCACCGCCGTACCGCCCGTGACGACCTGCGCGTGCTCGGCGACCCGGTCGACCAGCCCGCTGACGTGGGCCAGCTGACGGGCGTTGTTGATCGGGCCGTAGAACAGGTCCTCGTCGGTCGGGTCGAAGCCCGTCCGCGTGCCGGCCGCCGCCTCGGCGAGCGCGGCGACGAAGCGGTCGTAGATCCCGTCCTGGCAGATGACGCGCGTCGCCGCCGTGCAGTCCTGGCCGGCGTTGAAGAACCCGCCCGTCCGGATCCCCTCGACGGCCGACTCGAGGTCGGCGTCGTCGAAGACGATCACCGGAGCCTTGCCACCGAGCTCGAGGTGGGCGACCTTGAGGTCCGGCGCGGCGGCCGTGGCCACCGCGATCCCGGCGCGGGTCGAGCCGGTGATGGAGATCATCCGCGGGACGGGGTGCGCCGCCAGCCGCGCTCCGGTGTCGCGGTCGCCGCAGACGAGGTTGACCACCCCGGGCGGGAAGACCTCCTGCGCCTTGCGCACCAGCCAGGCCGAGGAGGCCGGGGTCGTGT contains these protein-coding regions:
- a CDS encoding aldo/keto reductase, whose amino-acid sequence is MQVRRLRTGLPLTEIGFGGAQLGNLPQALDDEVALRALDAAWEHGIRYFDTAPHYGLGLSERRLGQALAGRPRGEFVVSTKVGRLLVPTPERANQRDPEFDVPATHERVRDYSADGVRRSLEGSMTRLGLDHVDIVYVHDPDDEYAETAFTQGIPALVELREQGVVGAVGVGMKHPEGPCEAIRRTDLDVVMVAGRYTVLEQQALTELLPLALERGVGYVAAGVFQSGLLSRPRPSEGLTYDHGPVPPGLLARVNALADLAERYGVQLPDVAVQFPLRHPAVVSVPLGVRTAAEIAENERRCAVSIPEDLWAELEALNRTS
- a CDS encoding alpha/beta fold hydrolase, encoding MSATPTPPVITSRRFRTARHTTHYLESGPADGPLMIFLHGWLSIGLIWRAQLEAFAAEGWHCVAPDLRGFGGSSTPACTDAYTTREVVADLVELHDHLGGAPAIWVGHDWGSVVAGAVAAHEPARTRGVVLTSWAYFPGSNALSTLVPLVDRSLYPADVYPDGQWDYYRYYATHFETAVADLDADPAATLAYVYRSGSPEAVGRVAPTATTTRDGGRFGAAHHAPPTAPDADLWPAADFDVLVDAFARTGFRASCAWYVNDDANVAYAREATDGGRLAQPVLFVNGDWDPICGITGNRQGDPMRAACEDLTVTNLPAGHWLPLERPAEHVEAIRSWLERAGL
- a CDS encoding MFS transporter, with the protein product MLSRPTSFVVAGAAGAATLTAASAPSPLYPVYQRLWDLSAFTLTVVFAVYVAALLVALLTVGSLSDRVGRRPVASASLVLLALGMVLFSVAGGVGGLLTARVVQGFAVGAATGTVTAMIMDSAPSPRTGSVVSSAVPALGIAIGAVLAGGLVEFAPLPRQLVFWVLAVAYVALAGLVWLVPDRDRSGASSREPVWRSLLPSVGLPSATRPVFLALVPSICATWALSGLYLSLGSSIVGTVLGVRSHFLVGLVLGVFFLAGLGGTVVSASLPVRVRGWFGHGALVVGVLITVVALPRGSTPLYVVGSVVAGVGFGAAFRSAVNALGEAAPSAERGQVFATMYVVSYVAFSVPALAAGLAVARFWLEPTAVAYGALDVALVLVAMIIGAVRTHRDDHGDARRPSAVKR
- a CDS encoding TetR/AcrR family transcriptional regulator, yielding MVPPPAASRPGGRSSRVLAAIHTSVGELVGEGVDKITFPVVAERAGVTPTTLYRRWPDVNALLEEVAVAALTREGESAPDTGSLDEDLTQWALAIVHDIGRPERARFLRAMVSSRVEIVASCAVTDRRGEQATEVVRRAVERGEAAPTVPQILDHVIAPLYHHVVFALPVDEAYARQLVRDVLAMVR
- a CDS encoding (2Fe-2S) ferredoxin domain-containing protein, producing MRHAGHVPLRVTLCRGCCCGTVKKRPDVDHEAQRLRLHALAAEGTIACRETDCLGPCDSANVMVVNPTPVARRTGARPTWFGEVSDDQLDLVIDWITEGGPGLVPLPVGLERHVVPPGAA
- a CDS encoding aminobutyraldehyde dehydrogenase: MEQASEKQTFVNVIDGEERPSASGDVLDIVNPATGEVYATSPNSGDEDVDAAFTAAAKAFESQRWTTPSERQRMLLRFADLVEGSADELAAIESENTGKPLGLTHSEEVLVLVDQIRFFAGAARVLEGRASGEYLRGYTSSVRREPRGPVAQVTPWNYPAMMAIWKLAPALAAGNTAVLKPSDTTPASSAWLVRKAQEVFPPGVVNLVCGDRDTGARLAAHPVPRMISITGSTRAGIAVATAAAPDLKVAHLELGGKAPVIVFDDADLESAVEGIRTGGFFNAGQDCTAATRVICQDGIYDRFVAALAEAAAGTRTGFDPTDEDLFYGPINNARQLAHVSGLVDRVAEHAQVVTGGTAVGERGYFYAPTVIADVRQGDEAAVTEIFGPVITVQRFSDEDEAVRVANDTAYGLASSVWTTDAGRAARVPARLDFGCVWVNTHIPLVAEMPHGGFKHSGYGKDLSMYSLEDYTRVKHVMQHHGFEG